A genomic segment from Cryptococcus tetragattii IND107 chromosome 9, whole genome shotgun sequence encodes:
- a CDS encoding mitochondrial division protein 1 codes for MASHHDHDKPLRSALDPISSAYLPSLNGTLSIAKEVLIGPFQGDHRRSESARILSDLGPSLMQPRFLNAASSSQQQSLSKSSRPNSPYPLLRLPTNLPFNKSSQPTASSLAILEAVDNLTSLSLDDPSHPRNGEESPSLIRGFKATIPSSELAKQRRRMIRGGIVDEDLGGKIGLKKLGDRARGLLTEKGEDEEDGELGVGRHAAKKRRKKRESRRFTEGRHLEGKLRLEDLAKQADEIGQDKENLHVRQSLIQSEIAEVGAKIDALEDIRRHLEASLLHLQEEDLELDDELEGVQELMASPGIKAAAAGAKSLPPSSSGAGISNKSSRRRKGPAFLPSEHDELPSGVAFMTLSGHTAPITALDFDEPYGMLVTAGQDDVVKVWDLCDGEEIGQLRGHRGTVKAVQVEDTLCLTGGADGNVRLWDLRMVEDYEERLHTQLAELARQDPLERIAEQRAHEEDGEHAEEDDELPDGILQNSQPGDGSPCVRTLEGHSKSVTALYYEDGCLVTGSSDKTIRQWDVATGQCVLTMDILWAISNPPPPPSSGPPQRPAHLSHRSSTSFGSTTYEDILPSPGASLVGMSGAALLSAATNQNFAVPTPPYADGTWEMYQDFVGGVQFWGYALASGSGDGGVRMWDLRTGQAHRTLIGHTAPVTCLQFDEQYIVTGSLDRTVRIWDLRMGSVSEVHKYEYPVTALQFDSRKVVACTGENGVEVYNRTTHVHSRLVVNGHTKPAEKMRFIDKYLVSGGRDGCAKVWAM; via the exons ATGGCCAGCCATCATGATCATGACAAGCCTCTACGCTCAGCGCTGGATCCCATATCATCAGCAtaccttccatctttgAACGGCACGCTCTCCATCGCCAAAGAGGTCCTAATTGGCCCTTTTCAAGGAGACCACAGACGATCAGAAAGTGCAAGAATTTTGTCAGACC TCGGCCCTTCTTTGATGCAACCGCGATTTCTGAATGCCGCCTCATCTAGCCAACAACAGTCGCTTTCAAAGTCCTCACGTCCCAATTCACCATACCCACTGTTGCGTCTCCCTACCAACCTTCCTTTCAACAAGTCTTCTCAGCCAactgcctcttctcttgctaTTTTGGAAGCAGTAGACAATCTTACTTCACTTTCGCTCGACGATCCTTCACATCCTCGAAATGGCGAAGAATCGCCCAGCTTGATAAGGGGCTTCAAGGCGACGATACCCTCGTCAGAGCTGGCGAAGCAgcggagaagaatgatAAGAGGTGGAATTGTGGACGAAGATTTGGGAGGCAAAATAGGGTTAAAGAAACTGGGGGATCGAGCAAGAGGATTACTGAcggaaaagggagaagacgaagaggatggggagcTTGGTGTGGGTCGACATgcggcgaagaagagacgaaagaagagggagagtaGGAGGTTTACGGAAGGGAGGCATTTGGAAGGCAAGCTGAGATTAGAAGATCTGGCTAAACAAGCAGACGAGATTGGCCAGGATAAGGAGAATCTGCATGTTAGGCAG TCCTTGATACAATCTGAAATCGCTGAAGTGGGAGCTAAGATTGACGCGTTGGAAGATATCCGCCGTCATCTTGAGgcctcccttcttcatcttcaagaagaagatttggaaTTAGATGACGAACTAGAGGGTGTACAGGAGCTCATGGCCTCGCCGGGTATcaaagcagcagcagcaggcgCAAAGTCATTGCCCCCTAGCTCTAGTGGTGCTGGCATCAGTAATAAGagctcaaggagaaggaagggccCGGCGTTTCTGCCTTCAGAACATGACGAGCTGCCATCTGGGGTGGCTTTCATG ACCTTAAGTGGACACACCGCACCTATCACTGCACTGGACTTTGACGAACCATACGGAATGCTAGTCACTGCTGGACAGGATGACGTTGTCAAGGTTTGGGACCTGTGTGACGGTGAGGAGATTGGACAGCTGCGGGGACATAGAG GGACCGTCAAAGCCGTGCAAGTCGAAGATACTTTATGTTTGACCGGCGGCGCCGATGGCAACGTTCGTCTGTGGGATCTGCGCATGGTTGAAGATTACGAAGAACGTCTCCATACTCAGCTCGCCGAGCTTGCTCGACAGGATCCTCTCGAGAGAATAGCCGAGCAAAGAGCccatgaagaggatggagaacatgccgaggaagacgatgagtTGCCTGATGGCATTTTGCAGAATTCACAACCTGGAGATGGTAGCCCTTGCGTGAGAACCTTGGAGGGTCACAGCAAGAGTGTCACAGCGCTGTATTACGAAGATGGATGTTTGGTCACTGGCTCTTCGGATAAGACTATCCGACAATGGGACGTTGCTACGGGTCAGTGTGTTCTAACTATGGATATTCTGTGGGCGATCTccaatcctcctcctccgccttcctctGGACCTCCTCAACGACCCGCACATCTTTCCCACCGCTCGTCAACATCATTTGGCTCCACCACGTACGAAGACATTCTCCCGTCGCCCGGTGCTTCCTTGGTCGGCATGTCGGGAGCTGCCCTGCTCAGCGCCGCGACAAACCAAAATTTTGCTGTTCCAACCCCTCCTTATGCTGATGGGACGTGGGAAATGTATCAAGACTTTGTGGGAGGCGTGCAATTCTGGGGTTACGCTTTAGCCAGTGGAAGTGGGGATGGCGGCGTGAGAATGTGGGATTTGAGGACTGGACAGGCGCATAGGACTCTAATTGGGCATACTGCTCCAGTCACATGCTTGCAGTTTGACGAGCAATACATTGTCACGGGAAGTCTGGACCGAACTGTCAGA ATATGGGATCTCCGTATGGGTTCCGTTTCGGAAGTCCACAAATACGAATATCCGGTTACAGCACTTCAATTCGATAGCCGCAAAGTGGTGGCGTGTACTGGAGAGAACGGCGTGGAGGTGTACAACCGCACGACCCACGTCCACTCACGGTTGGTGGTCAACGGCCATACCAAGCCGGCGGAAAAAATGAGGTTCATCGACAAGTATCTGGTgtctggaggaagagacggaTGCGCCAAGGTGTGGGCTATGTAG